TGCTAATCAGATTCAATTCTTTCTTAACATTAGATAGAATTCCTTCTTCCTCAAGTACCTCTTCTCCATTATGAGCTCCCTCAGCTTGTCTACTATTTCATGCAACAACAGTCCTTTGAACTTTTTTACTTGTGCATTGAAACTCTCTGACACATTATTCGTCAAGTAATCATACTTGCTGTTTTCAGAGAACACATATCTGTACCATATCTTATTGTGGTGGGTCTCAAGATACTCAATTGTGTCAGGTGCAAACTCAAATATTTTCTTCATGTGCCACTGTAACAGTCCAGTTGTGTAGCTCCTAGCAGCTGGATACAAGTGATCAGTGAAGACATCACCTGTATAGTACTTCATAAAATTCTGGTACAGGTGTCTTACGCATTCTCTATATTCAGCATTTGGGAATACAACTCCTGCGTTCTCTAAACCTTTATTAGCATCTGTACAAATAACCAGGTTTGCAACATCTCCAATGGCTCTGTGCAGCTGCTCCATGAACCATGTCCAGTTGTCTTCATTCTCAGTATCAAAAATTGCATATGCCATGTGATACAGCCAATTGTGCCCATCTACACCAGTTGCAGATGCCAACTGTCCTCTGTACTTGCCATACAAACAGGAAGCATCAACACCTATAAATGGTCTGCATCCCTCTAGGAATCCATCTATACATGGTCTAAGAGCTAAAAAATCCTCCTAAACCTTTGCTTTTTTTACCCTCTCTAGCTCTATTTGGACTATGCTGTCAGGTGATGATTGCTCAACCTGAGCTGCCCAGTTGAAAAGAAACTGAAAACTCTCCTCATACTTGCCATGGATCTACTCTAGTGCTACCTTCATGCCAGACCATGCTTTGGAGTACTTGAGCTTGATACCATAGTCCCCCTCTAATTTGTCCTTACAATCCTTTGGATCTTTAGTTGGATTCCGCTTCAGCCAATCCTCTAACCTATCTGCACACCAGCCTTGTGTTGCCATTTTTCCTTCTCTGAGTTTAGTAGTAGGACAATTGTACTTTGCAGGTAGTACTTTGATCTGCAATAAATAAGGAAAAGTAATATCAGTAACTCATGGTAGGGAAGTACAAAACAGAAGGATAAGTGTTACCATTTCACCTCTGTTGTCTTGTCATCAAAGATCCTTGAAGCATGTATGCGCCAAGGACATCCCTCGGGTGCACACTTAGCAATGAACCTAGTCTTGTCTGTGATAACTTTTGCAAACTCAAACCCTATCAGAACTGCATAATGCCTGACTGCCTTCCTAAAGGCAACAATATCAGGAAACCTTTCTCCCACCTGTATCTTAAGGTTTTTTGGGTCATggataacatgaacctcctctAGATCTGCATCATTTACCTTTGCCTTAAGAGGAACACCTCCTTCAGCATCAACAATCCCATCAAATTTATCAGCATCATCAAAAGAAGCATCGGCGTTAGCATAGGTAGTATGGTTGTTATAAGATTCTGCATTGTTAGATGCTTGTGCAGATGGTACAGGCATGTATAGACCCTCATCATCAATACCAACGTACTCCTCATCATTGTCAAACATGTCAGGCTCCCTGTCAGGCTCAAGCTCAGGCTCTAATAGATATTCTGCATTTTTAGGAGGATTGTCAGTAGGCTCGGCAGCATGACTACCAAGTCCAGGTGGCATGTCTTTGCTATTTGGGTTTCATCAGAGTTATCATCAGCACAATAGTCTGGTGAAATCACACAAATTAGCTAAAATAGCAAACTCACCGGCTCTCTAAGACAACTGTCAAAAACTCCAACAATAACTTTACAGTGCATCTGTTCCTTATACATTTCAAACAAGTCATGCATCTAGAAATCATTTTCTAGCTTCACATCTTCACCCATCCTTCCGTCAAAGAACCATACACTAGGAGACTGCCTATTGGACCACTGAAACTCATTGCGTAGGCTTGTCAACAGCAAATCGAAAGAAAATGAACCTACTTCAACATCCCACTTAATCACTCGTCCCTATGTATATGCTTTTCTACCACTACTGTCTCTGGTACAGGATTCTTCAACTTAATCTCTAGTGAGAACAATGAAACTTTAGCAACAAGACAGAACAATCCTCAAATTGAATCAATCACTAGCGATAGTCTAATCCAAAGCAAATCTACTAGTGGCGATCTCACAATCAATCACTAGGGAAAAAAGAGGTACAAGTTCCATACCCGCCCTCATCATCCTCCATCTCCAACGGAACGCGCGGCTGCGGATCACCTATTACGGTCAATGGGGTCGTACGTTTGAGCTAGGTGCTTCTCATTGCCGCCACCGAAGTTGGAGTGAAACTGGACCCAATTTGATCCAAAATGTATTTTATGATATTTGTGTGAGCTTCGCAGAGTTGCAATGGTACGATTTTAAATAGCCGAAGAGTACTCCTCCAAAGTTTGAAAATTGTAATGGTACGGATAAAAAACCCAAAAAGTGAAGCCCCCAGCACGAGTACGAGCTCTCCCTCCGAGTCTTGCCTCGTTCGTTGCCTACACTGACCAGACCACGAACAGATCTCACCATCCCCCCTTCCCTCAGATCCCAATTCCCGAAGGAATGCCTCTTGTTGGCTAGCTGcttgccccgccgcgcgcgctcatATTCATGGGCGGGCTCAGGGCAgcatcgccgtcgccgtcgggcGCGGGACCGGACACCCCGCAGCCGGCGCCGCCGCACGTGGCGATGGCGTGCGTGGTGGCCTCCGAGGTCGCCACGGTCCTTGCCGTCATGCGCCGCAACGTCCGCTGGGCGGGCGTCCgctacgacggcggcggcgccgacgagCACCTCGACCACCCGCTCGTCGTGGGGCTCAagtccctccgccgccgcgccgccggctggggcggcggcggcggcgtcgaccCGCTCCTCTACCTCCGCCCCTTCCTCGACGTCGTGCGCTCCGACGAGACCGGCGCGCCCATCACGGGCGCCGCGCTCTCGTCGCTGCACAAGATGCTCTCGCTCGACCTCGtcggccccgccgcgcccaaCGTCGCCGGGGCCATGGGCGCCGTCGTGGACGCCGTCACCGGCTGCCGCTTCGAGGTCACCGACCCGGCGTCCGAGGAGGCCGTCCTGGCGCGGGTCCTGCAGGTGCTGCTCGCCTGCGtgcgcggccgcgccgcgcccgcgctctCCAACCGCCACGTCTGCGCGATCGTCGGCACCTGCTTCCGCGTCGTGCAGCAGGCTGGGACCAAGGGGGAGCTGCTGCAGCGCGTCTCCCGCCAGACCATGCAGGAGGTTATCCGCTGTGTCTTTGCCCGCCTTCCGGACCTTAATGCCACCGTGGTTGCCGACGAGCAGGTGCGACTGATTATTGTGAGAATTCAAGCTAGTCAATACTTGTGCTATCCATATGACCATACGAGCATGAAAATATTTGCTTTTCCTCTCTCCCAGAACTTAATAATTCGAGTTACTATGCTGACACGTGCCAGTCTGTAGCCTAAACAAATCACGGATCACTGTCGTGTTAGGTTCAAGGTTTATTTTGGAATCTTAGTTCCAAGTAAATGCTGTCATTCTAGCAATATGATCACCTGACACATACTGCCAGTATGACCATCTTAGTTATAAGATATGTGTTAATTTACAAGCTAGCTTTTGTTACTAGGAAGGCTTAGACAATCCTGTCCTAAGCGAACTGTATGAATGTGCTGATAGCATTTGTTCTGCAGATTGCCAGTTGGAAGGGCCAAGGTTTGGGTGCTGGGGAGTTGGACAATGGAAGGAATGACTATGTGTGTTTGAACAGCTCCGGTGATGAGGTGGGGGGTGGATCTGGTGCTGCGCAGGACAAAACCATGACGGAGCTGTTTGGGGTTCCTTGCATGGTAGAGATATTGCAATTCTTGTGCTCCCTCTTGAACGTAGCAGAAGACATTGAGGTGAAGCCAAGGATGAATCCGATTGACTTCGATGAGGATGTGCCGCTCTTTGCTCTGGGGTTGATTAATTCAGCTATTGAATTGTCCGCTTCATCAATACACAGACACCCAAAACTTTTGGCTTTTGTACAGGATGAATTGTTCCGCAATCTAATGCATTTTGGCTTGTCAATGAGCCCCTTGATCCTGTCGACAGTGTGCAGCATTGTTTTTACTCTCTTTTACCATTTGCGTCATGAACTTAAGCTGCAAATAGAGGCTTTCTTCTCATGTGTGATATTGAGATTAGCCCAGAGTAGATATGGAGCTAGTTATCAGCAGCAAGAAGTCGCCCTGGAGGCGCTAGTGGATTTTTGCCGGCAAAAAGAGTTTATGGCTGAGATGTATGCGAACATGGATTGCGATTTACAATGCTCAAATATTTTTGAAGAGCTAGCTAACCTTCTGTCTAAAAGTGCATTCCCTGTGAACAGTCCTTTGTCAGCCTTAAATGTGCTTGCTTCGGATGGTTTGGTAGCTGTCATTCAGGCCGTGGCAGAGCGGACCAATAGTGGACCTCGGCATCATGATCAAACAGTGCCAGAAATAAGTGAATATTTTCCATTTTGGCAGTTGAAGTGTGAGAGCAATAAAGATCCTGATCAATGGGTTAAATTTGTTAACCAGCAAAAGGGCGTCAAGAGGAAGCTAATGGTTGGTGTTGAAATCTTCAATAGGGACAAAAAGAAGGGTTTTGAGTTCCTGCAAGGTGCTCATCTCTTGCCTGAAAAACTTGATCCGCACAATGTTGCTCTTTTCTTCCGGTACACACCTGGGTTAGACAAGAATCTTCTTGGGGACTACCTGGGTAATCATGATGAGTTCTCTATTCAGGTCCTTCATGAATTTGCTAGAACCTTTGACTTCAAGGAGATGAATTTGGATGCTGCTTTAAGGCTCTTCTTGGAAACTTTCCGTCTGCCTGGTGAGTCACAGAAGATACAGAGAATTCTTGAGGCTTTTTCTGAGCGATACTATGAACAATCACCACAAATATTTGTCAATATTGATGCTGCATTGGTGTTATCATATTCAGTAATCCTGCTTAACACCGATCAACACAATGTAAGGGTTAAGAAGAAGATGACTGAAGAAGACTTTATTAGGAACAATCGTCATATAAATGGAGGCAATGATCTTCCAAGGGAGTTCTTGTTAGAGATTTATTATTCTATTTGCCGGAATGAAATCAGAACCATTCCAGAGCAAGGAGCTGGTTGTTCTGAGATGTCTTTCAGCCGTTGGGTTGATCTGATGTGGAAGTCAAAGAGAACATCAGCATACATTGCTTGCAACTCCTGCCCTTTCCTTGATCATGACTTGTTTTCTATCATGGCTGGGCCAACTATCACTGCAATATCTGTGGTTTTTGACAATGTTGAGCATGAAGAGGTTCTTACAGGATGCATGGATGGTTTTCTGTCGGTGGCAAAACTTTCTGCATTCTATCATCTTGATGATCTGCTCAATGATCTTGTTGTGGCACTATGTAAGTTCACAACTTTGTTGAACAGTACCGACAGTGATGATCCTGTAACAGCTTTTGGGGAGGATACGAAGGCTAGAATGGCAACAGAAGCTGTTTTCACTATAGCAACTACTTATGGTGATCATATACGCAGTGGATGGACGAGTATAGTAGATTGCATTTTAAAATTGCAGAAGATTGGCATTCTTCCTGCTCGCCTCACTGGCAATACATCTGATGATCAGGACTCCTCAGATTTGTTGCCCAGCAAGCTTGCCTCCTCATCTGCAGCAGCACCTCCAGTTTTCCCAGTTAGTGCCCCCAAAAAATCTTATGGACTGATGGGCAGGTTCAGCCAACTACTGTATTACGATCCTGAAGAATCTAGGTCCCAGCCAACTGAGGAGCAACTTGTTGCTCAGAGGAATGCTTCGGAGACTGCAAGGAAGTGCCAGATAGGTGCCATCTTCACTGAGAGCAAATTCTTACAAGCTGATTCACTCTCAAATCTAGCAAAAGCCCT
The genomic region above belongs to Panicum hallii strain FIL2 chromosome 4, PHallii_v3.1, whole genome shotgun sequence and contains:
- the LOC112889958 gene encoding ARF guanine-nucleotide exchange factor GNOM-like, which gives rise to MGGLRAASPSPSGAGPDTPQPAPPHVAMACVVASEVATVLAVMRRNVRWAGVRYDGGGADEHLDHPLVVGLKSLRRRAAGWGGGGGVDPLLYLRPFLDVVRSDETGAPITGAALSSLHKMLSLDLVGPAAPNVAGAMGAVVDAVTGCRFEVTDPASEEAVLARVLQVLLACVRGRAAPALSNRHVCAIVGTCFRVVQQAGTKGELLQRVSRQTMQEVIRCVFARLPDLNATVVADEQIASWKGQGLGAGELDNGRNDYVCLNSSGDEVGGGSGAAQDKTMTELFGVPCMVEILQFLCSLLNVAEDIEVKPRMNPIDFDEDVPLFALGLINSAIELSASSIHRHPKLLAFVQDELFRNLMHFGLSMSPLILSTVCSIVFTLFYHLRHELKLQIEAFFSCVILRLAQSRYGASYQQQEVALEALVDFCRQKEFMAEMYANMDCDLQCSNIFEELANLLSKSAFPVNSPLSALNVLASDGLVAVIQAVAERTNSGPRHHDQTVPEISEYFPFWQLKCESNKDPDQWVKFVNQQKGVKRKLMVGVEIFNRDKKKGFEFLQGAHLLPEKLDPHNVALFFRYTPGLDKNLLGDYLGNHDEFSIQVLHEFARTFDFKEMNLDAALRLFLETFRLPGESQKIQRILEAFSERYYEQSPQIFVNIDAALVLSYSVILLNTDQHNVRVKKKMTEEDFIRNNRHINGGNDLPREFLLEIYYSICRNEIRTIPEQGAGCSEMSFSRWVDLMWKSKRTSAYIACNSCPFLDHDLFSIMAGPTITAISVVFDNVEHEEVLTGCMDGFLSVAKLSAFYHLDDLLNDLVVALCKFTTLLNSTDSDDPVTAFGEDTKARMATEAVFTIATTYGDHIRSGWTSIVDCILKLQKIGILPARLTGNTSDDQDSSDLLPSKLASSSAAAPPVFPVSAPKKSYGLMGRFSQLLYYDPEESRSQPTEEQLVAQRNASETARKCQIGAIFTESKFLQADSLSNLAKALIQAAGRPQKITTSLDDEGTAVFCLELLITITLKNRDRIVLLWQGVFEHIAHIVQSTVMPCNLVEKAVFGLLHICQRLLPYKENLVDDLLRSLQLILKLDARVADAYCENITLEVTRLVKANAIHIKSQMGWRTVISLICITARHPDASYAGFEALVFIMSEGSHLSPANFVLSVEASRQFAESRLGSTERSIHALNLTADSVNCLTRWTREVKEAGGEVDRILEGIAEMWLRLVQALRKVCTDQREEVRNHALLSLHRCLVVDGISVSSSAWLMTFDIIFQLLDELLEIAQNYSPKDFRNMEMSLLHAVKLLCKVFLQSLKDLTAQSGFGKLWLEVLAMVEKFMKVKLRGRKLEKLQEAIPELIKNVLMVMKASGILSKTKTGENSLWEATWLQVNNISPVLQSEVFPDNDGNNATQGEQNKSDTPAQSDQSAEQ